One segment of Falco rusticolus isolate bFalRus1 chromosome 3, bFalRus1.pri, whole genome shotgun sequence DNA contains the following:
- the LOC119144681 gene encoding ovalbumin-related protein X-like has product MGSISAANAEFCFDVFKELKVHHANDNILYSPLSIIAALAMVYLGARGNTEYQMEKVLHFDKIAGLGGTIQTKCGKSVNIHILFKELLSDITAPKASYSLHIANRLYAEKTCSILPIYLKCVKKLYRAGLELVNFKTASDQSRQLINSWVENHTNGRIQDFLKPGSVDLDTMLVLVNAIYFKGIWKAAFKEDNTREFPFSVTKQESRPVQMMSQNSTFKVAAVAAEKVKILELPYAGGELSMLVLLPDDISGLEQLENKISFDKLIEWTSPNVMEKKRVKVYLPRMKIEEKYNLTSVLTALGMTDLFSPSANLSGISSAESLKVSEAVHEAYMEVSEEGTEMAGSEGVMGDIEQSSESEEFRADHPFLFLIKHNPTNSILFFGRYCSP; this is encoded by the exons ATGGGCTCCATCAGTGCAGCAAatgcagagttttgttttgatgttttcaaAGAGCTGAAAGTCCACCATGCCAACGACAACATCTTGTATTCCCCACTGAGCATCATTGCAGCCCTGGCCATGGTCTATCTGGGAGCAAGAGGTAACACTGAGTATCAGATGGAGAAG GTTCTTCACTTTGACAAAATTGCAGGACTTGGAGGAACTATTCAGACCAAG TGTGGCAAATCTGTGAATATCCACATACTGTTTAAAGAACTCCTCTCCGATATCACTGCACCAAAAGCCAGTTATTCACTCCACATTGCCAACAGACTCTATGCTGAAAAGACATGTTCAATCCTACCG ATCTACTTAAAATGTGTGAAGAAACTGTACAGAGCAGGTCTGGAACTAGTCAACTTCAAAACAGCATCAGATCAATCCAGACAGCTCATTAATTCCTGGGTGGAAAATCATACAAATG GACGGATTCAAGATTTCCTTAAACCAGGCTCTGTTGATCTTGATACTATGCTGGTCCTTGTGAATGCCATTTACTTCAAAGGGATATGGAAGGCAGCGTTTAAAGAAGACAACACTCGGGAATTTCCCTTCAGTGTGACAAAG caAGAAAGCAGACCTGTGCAAATGATGAGCCAGAACAGCACCTTCAAAGTGGCAGCGGTGGCTGCAGAGAAAGTGAAGATCCTGGAGCTTCCGTATGCAGGCGGAGAGCTGAGCATGTTGGTGCTGTTGCCTGATGACATCTCTGGCCTGGAGCAG CTTGAGAACAAAATCAGCTTTGACAAACTCATAGAATGGACCAGTCCCAATGTGATGGAAAAGAAGAGAGTGAAAGTGTACCTCCCACGCATGAAGATTGAGGAAAAATATAACCTCACAAGTGTCTTGACGGCCTTGGGTATGACCGACCTGTTCAGCCCTTCAGCCAATCTCTCTGGCATCTCTTCAGCAGAGAGCCTGAAGGTGTCTGAGGCCGTCCACGAGGCGTACATGGAAGTCAGTGAAGAGGGCACCGAGATGGCAGGCTCGGAGGGTGTGATGGGAGACATTGAACAGTCCTCTGAGTCTGAAGAGTTTAGGGCTGACCACCCATTCCTTTTCTTAATCAAACACAATCCAACCAACAGCATTCTCTTCTTTGGTAGATATTGTTCCCCCTAA
- the LOC119144683 gene encoding ovalbumin-related protein Y-like has product MGSISAANAEFCFDVFKELKVHHANDNIFYSPLSIISALAMVYLGARGNTQSQMEKVLHFDNVTGVGDTTDPQCGISEYIQKSFKDLLSGITMPNATHSLNIADRIYIEKTYPVLPEYLECAKKFYRAGLEEVDFKTATEEARQLINSWVEKETNGRIQDFLVSGSVDLDTALVLVNAIYFKGIWKTAFKEDNTQEVPFNVTEQESRPVQMMSQNSTFKVAAVAAEKVKILELPYAGGELSMLVLLPDDISGLEQLENKISFDKLIEWTSPNVMEKKRVKVYLPRMKIEEKYNLTSVLTALGMTDLFSPSANLSGISSAESLKVSEAVHEAYMEVSEEGTETAGSEGVMGDIEQSSESEEFRADHPFLFLIKHNPTNIILFFGKYYSP; this is encoded by the exons ATGGGCTCCATCAGTGCAGCAAatgcagagttttgttttgatgtaTTCAAAGAGCTGAAAGTCCACCATGCCAACGACAACATCTTCTATTCCCCCCTAAGCATCATTTCAGCTCTGGCCATGGTCTATCTGGGAGCAAGAGGTAACACTCAGTCTCAGATGGAGAAG GTTCTTCACTTTGATAACGTTACAGGAGTTGGAGACACTACTGATCCCCAG TGTGGCATTTCTGAATACATCCAGAAGTCATTCAAGGATCTTCTCTCAGGCATCACAATGCCAAATGCTACACACTCACTCAACATCGCTGACAGAATCTATATTGAAAAAACATACCCTGTTCTGCCG GAATACTTAGAGTGTGCGAAGAAATTCTACAGAGCGGGACTGGAAGAAGTTGACTTCAAAACAGCTACAGAGGAAGCAAGACAGCTCATTAATTCCTGGGTGGAGAAAGAGACAAATG GACGGATTCAAGATTTCCTTGTGTCAGGCTCTGTTGATCTTGATACTGCACTGGTCCTTGTGAATGCCATTTACTTCAAAGGGATATGGAAGACAGCGTTTAAAGAAGACAACACTCAGGAAGTGCCCTTCAATGTGACAGAG caAGAAAGCAGACCTGTGCAAATGATGAGCCAGAACAGCACCTTCAAAGTGGCAGCGGTGGCTGCAGAGAAAGTGAAGATCCTGGAGCTTCCGTATGCAGGCGGAGAGCTGAGCATGTTGGTGCTGTTGCCTGATGACATCTCTGGCCTGGAGCAG CTTGAGAACAAAATCAGCTTTGACAAACTCATAGAATGGACCAGTCCCAATGTGATGGAAAAGAAGAGAGTGAAAGTGTACCTCCCACGCATGAAGATTGAGGAAAAATATAACCTCACAAGTGTCTTGACAGCCTTGGGTATGACCGACCTGTTCAGCCCTTCAGCCAATCTCTCTGGCATCTCTTCAGCAGAGAGCCTGAAGGTGTCTGAGGCCGTCCACGAGGCGTACATGGAAGTCAGTGAAGAGGGCACCGAGACAGCAGGCTCGGAGGGTGTGATGGGAGACATTGAACAGTCCTCTGAGTCTGAAGAGTTTAGGGCTGACCACCCATTCCTTTTCTTAATCAAACACAACCCAACCAACATCATCCTCTTCTTTGGTAAATATTATTCTCCgtga
- the LOC119144682 gene encoding ovalbumin-like, which yields MGSIGAASVEFCFDVFKELKVQHVNENIFYSPLSIISALSMVYLGARENTKAQIDKVVHFDKIAGFGEAIESQCVTSASIHSLKDMFTQITKPSDNYSLSFASRLYAEEAYSILPEYLQCVKELYKGGLETISFQTAADQARDLINSWVESQTNGMIKNILQPGAVDLETEMVLVNAIYFKGMWEKAFKDEDTQTVPFRMTEQESKPVQMMYQVGSFKVAVMASDKIKILELPYASGQLSMVVVLPDDVSGLEQLEASITSEKLMEWTSSSIMEEKKIKVYFPHMKIEEKYNLTSVLMALGMTDLFSSSANLSGISSAEKLKVSEAVHEAFVEISEAGSEVVGSTEAGTEVTSVSEEFKADHPFLFLIKHNPTNSILFFGRCFSP from the exons ATGGGCTCCATCGGTGCAGCAAGTGTGgaattttgttttgatgtaTTCAAGGAGCTGAAAGTTCAGCATGTCAACGAGAACATCTTCTACTCTCCCCTGAGCATCATTTCAGCTCTGTCCATGGTCTACCTAGGTGCAAGAGAAAATACCAAAGCTCAGATAGATAAG GTTGTTCACTTTGATAAAATTGCAGGCTTTGGAGAGGCTATTGAATCTCAG TGTGTCACATCTGCAAGCATCCACTCACTTAAAGACATGTTCACCCAAATCACCAAACCAAGTGACAATTATTCACTCAGCTTTGCCAGTAGACTTTATGCTGAAGAGGCATACTCAATCCTACCG GAATACTTACAATGTGTGAAGGAACTGTATAAAGGAGGCTTGGAAACTATCAGCTTTCAAACAGCTGCAGATCAAGCCAGAGACCTCATAAATTCCTGGGTTGAAAGTCAGACAAATG GAATGATCAAAAACATCCTTCAGCCGGGCGCTGTGGATCTCGAGACTGAAATGGTCCTTGTCAATGCAATTTACTTCAAAGGAATGTGGGAGAAAGCATTTAAGGATGAAGACACCCAGACAGTGCCTTTCAGAATGACTGAG CAAGAAAGCAAACCTGTGCAGATGATGTATCAGGTTGGTTCATTTAAAGTGGCAGTGATGGCTTCTGACAAAATTAAGATCCTGGAGCTTCCATATGCCAGCGGACAGTTGAGCATGGTGGTTGTGTTGCCTGATGATGTCTCTGGCCTGGAGCAG CTTGAAGCTTCAATCACCTCTGAAAAACTCATGGAATGGACCAGTTCTAGTAttatggaagagaagaaaattaaagtgtACTTCCCCCACATGAAGATTGAGGAAAAATATAACCTCACAAGTGTCTTGATGGCCTTGGGTATGACCGACCTGTTCAGCTCTTCAGCCAATCTCTCTGGCATCTCTtcagcagagaagctgaaggTGTCTGAAGCTGTCCATGAGGCATTTGTGGAAATCTCTGAAGCAGGCAGTGAGGTGGTAGGCTCAACAGAAGCTGGGACAGAAGTTACAAGTGTCTCTGAAGAGTTTAAGGCTGACcaccctttccttttcttgatcAAGCACAACCCAACCAACAGCATTCTCTTCTTTGGCAGATGCTTTTCcccttaa